A stretch of the Phycisphaerales bacterium genome encodes the following:
- a CDS encoding STAS domain-containing protein encodes MPINDWSDSIAIAELSDEPNFSEDMDSLMRRIQDKGDESPDVILNMVGVTHLNSSNLASILKLRKMLMAANRRLRICSINDHVWSIMLITGLDQLFEFTEDISTSLASLQLDL; translated from the coding sequence ATGCCCATCAACGACTGGTCCGACAGCATTGCAATCGCCGAGCTTTCGGACGAGCCCAACTTTTCCGAAGACATGGATTCACTGATGCGGCGCATTCAAGACAAAGGTGATGAGTCACCTGATGTCATCTTGAATATGGTTGGTGTGACCCATCTGAACTCTTCGAATCTAGCATCGATTTTAAAGCTGCGAAAAATGCTCATGGCCGCAAATCGTCGCCTTCGGATTTGCTCCATTAATGACCATGTTTGGTCCATCATGTTAATCACAGGTCTTGATCAGCTCTTTGAATTCACAGAAGACATAAGCACTTCACTTGCATCGCTGCAACTCGATCTTTAA
- a CDS encoding SAM-dependent methyltransferase — protein MSPRSDCRYVSRGGLKLAHAIEHFQFDVTGLRCADLGCSVGGFSDCLLQNGAAQVHAVDTAYGILDYTIRRREEVMVYERTNALHIEPPAQVDLVVIDLGWTNQRRAIPAALDWLGPNGHIITLVKPHYELDASQKEQSLTDGCLDATMAEQVFNDVLAQFEELNTSVLSWTESPIRGLKSEQRRPGHGNREYLVLLSPKNTDSDPSQEA, from the coding sequence ATGTCGCCTCGTTCTGATTGTCGTTATGTTTCTCGCGGTGGTCTAAAATTAGCCCATGCGATTGAACACTTTCAGTTTGATGTGACGGGACTTCGATGTGCTGATTTGGGCTGTTCAGTTGGCGGTTTTTCTGACTGCCTTCTCCAAAACGGTGCTGCTCAAGTGCATGCTGTAGATACTGCCTACGGCATACTGGATTACACCATTCGTCGCCGTGAAGAAGTCATGGTCTACGAAAGAACAAATGCCCTACATATCGAACCACCGGCACAGGTTGATCTGGTGGTTATTGATCTTGGCTGGACGAACCAGCGTCGCGCCATCCCAGCGGCATTAGATTGGCTTGGCCCCAACGGACACATCATTACGCTCGTCAAACCTCATTATGAACTTGATGCGTCACAGAAAGAACAGTCCCTCACTGATGGCTGTCTTGACGCGACCATGGCTGAGCAGGTGTTTAATGATGTTCTCGCCCAGTTTGAGGAGCTCAATACATCTGTTCTGAGCTGGACAGAATCGCCAATTCGAGGTCTCAAAAGCGAGCAACGGCGGCCTGGTCACGGCAACCGGGAGTACCTCGTCCTACTCAGTCCTAAGAACACGGATTCAGACCCATCCCAAGAAGCCTGA
- a CDS encoding biopolymer transporter ExbD, with protein sequence MRTIRRSDYDTRIEIMPLIDVIFLLLTFFIYAFVLMVRVDLLPVPLETYLSGDPADPVPAATITLGLDGALSFNDQKVEADQIIDRINSAKQEEPNTRFYLVMAAGEGDVDRGPVLTGLWDRLREAGVEINLVGTPVVPQKNSQ encoded by the coding sequence ATGCGAACGATCAGAAGATCGGACTATGACACTCGCATCGAGATCATGCCATTGATCGATGTCATTTTTCTCCTACTTACCTTCTTCATCTACGCATTTGTCCTCATGGTGCGTGTCGATCTTCTACCCGTACCACTGGAAACGTATCTCTCTGGCGATCCTGCTGATCCGGTTCCTGCAGCAACCATCACGCTCGGACTTGATGGGGCATTGAGTTTCAACGATCAAAAAGTTGAGGCTGATCAGATTATTGATCGCATCAACAGTGCCAAACAAGAAGAACCAAACACACGTTTTTATCTTGTGATGGCTGCAGGTGAAGGTGATGTAGATCGGGGTCCAGTTCTCACTGGACTCTGGGATCGCTTACGTGAGGCCGGTGTCGAGATTAACCTCGTAGGCACACCTGTCGTTCCACAGAAAAATAGCCAATGA
- the nusA gene encoding transcription termination factor NusA, with product MNPAETLRIIDAIARDRNIERDLLINDLEQAMISAARKHFNSLDAEEFGCEIDAITGEMRLWRNHEGEEREYIPLAELGRIPAQTAKQVMIQKFREDERNSLLDEFSKRQGEISTGTAHRYEGGALVVQVDRAEGFMPRSEQIPGEQFHPGDRVRCLILDVREQGNQVKIVLSRSHPDFIRRLFEAEVPEVSEHVIEIKAMAREAGFRTKIAVSSIDSKVDAVGACVGVRGSRIRNIVDELGGEKIDIVRWNESSQILIANALKPAEVEEVSLCFELGRATIIVREDQLSLAIGRRGQNVRLAARLTGWDIDILTPAEFAKSLEILEETIRPIEGITDTNLDRMGALGMISVFDIEEVGAGVLTGELEMDKELAGRVIQVCAERSREVADQQAREQKEAKQRAQDELAIAGTVLEGDQGDGASMVDAEAAAASILGDGDDDASDRVAASVLGEGPAIEATDAVDSSDIKEDVDDSSETKV from the coding sequence ATGAATCCAGCAGAGACACTTCGCATCATTGACGCAATCGCTCGCGATCGAAACATCGAGCGAGATTTACTGATTAACGACTTAGAACAAGCAATGATTAGCGCAGCGCGTAAGCATTTCAACAGCCTCGACGCCGAGGAATTTGGGTGTGAGATTGACGCAATCACTGGTGAGATGCGGTTGTGGCGTAATCATGAAGGTGAGGAGCGCGAATATATTCCTTTAGCAGAACTGGGGCGGATACCGGCTCAGACTGCTAAGCAGGTGATGATTCAGAAATTCCGTGAAGATGAGCGTAATAGCCTGCTTGATGAATTTTCAAAGCGTCAAGGCGAGATTAGCACTGGAACAGCCCACCGTTATGAAGGCGGCGCCTTGGTTGTACAAGTTGATCGAGCAGAAGGATTCATGCCTCGCTCTGAGCAGATCCCCGGAGAGCAGTTCCATCCTGGCGATCGCGTACGCTGCTTGATTCTTGATGTTCGCGAGCAGGGTAATCAGGTCAAGATTGTTTTGTCACGTAGCCACCCTGATTTTATTCGCCGGCTTTTTGAAGCAGAGGTTCCCGAAGTTTCTGAGCATGTCATTGAGATTAAAGCAATGGCTCGTGAAGCAGGTTTCCGTACCAAGATTGCCGTGTCATCTATTGATTCCAAAGTTGATGCTGTTGGCGCTTGCGTTGGCGTGCGAGGCAGTCGTATTCGCAACATTGTCGATGAACTTGGGGGCGAAAAGATAGACATTGTGCGATGGAATGAGTCGAGCCAAATTCTAATTGCCAATGCATTAAAGCCAGCTGAGGTAGAAGAGGTCAGCCTCTGCTTTGAACTGGGTCGAGCAACGATCATTGTGAGAGAAGATCAATTGTCACTGGCAATTGGTCGTCGCGGGCAGAATGTCCGATTGGCGGCACGCTTAACGGGTTGGGACATTGATATTCTCACCCCAGCTGAGTTTGCGAAGAGCTTGGAAATCTTGGAAGAGACCATTCGACCAATTGAAGGTATTACGGATACAAACTTGGATCGAATGGGTGCCCTTGGCATGATCAGTGTCTTTGACATTGAGGAGGTCGGCGCTGGTGTCTTGACTGGTGAGCTGGAGATGGATAAAGAGCTTGCAGGTCGTGTCATACAGGTCTGCGCAGAACGATCTAGGGAAGTTGCTGATCAGCAAGCACGTGAGCAGAAAGAAGCGAAACAGCGTGCACAGGATGAGCTTGCCATTGCTGGCACAGTTCTCGAAGGTGATCAAGGTGATGGGGCGTCAATGGTCGATGCAGAAGCTGCCGCCGCATCAATTCTTGGTGATGGTGATGATGATGCCAGTGACAGAGTGGCGGCATCGGTGCTTGGCGAAGGCCCAGCAATAGAGGCTACTGATGCAGTTGATTCCTCAGATATTAAAGAAGATGTAGATGATTCTTCAGAGACAAAGGTCTGA
- the gyrA gene encoding DNA gyrase subunit A, whose protein sequence is MAKTPKPDNSNDQQPSNNGGRMIDQRIDRELHESYLTYAMSTIMDRALPDVRDGLKPSQRRILIAMADLNLSPGRKHRKCAKIAGDTSGNYHPHGEGVIYPTLVNMAQDWKMRYPLIDKQGNFGSIDGDPPAAMRYTEARLRSTAVELLDDLKFDTVDFKANYDETREEPTVLPGRFPNLLVNGSSGIAVGMACSMPPHNLNEICDGIVALIDNPDLELADLISIIPGPDFPTGGVIVGRRGIRESYADGRGRLILRGRVHYEQNGSRESIIIDEIPYQVVQGNLIEKMVDAAKSGRIPDIADIKNFSGKKHRTRIVVYLKRGADPDVVLKQIYQYTPLQSTISVINIALSNHRPCTLNLKQLLRSFLDHRRVVLRRKTAFQLREAKKQAHRLEGLIYAVCDIDEVIALIRSSKTRDEAIQKLMERAFRIPTKHAYANLIDERLIERSQTEDGVHLTRVQAEAIGAFRLIQLVGLEIEKLTAEYRSLLDEIERLEELLADEQLILNIIRQDCEELKAKFGDERKTGFEEAEAEEFEIGDLIPEHTVVVTISHQGYVKRLPMDTYREQHRGGRGIKGSDSRDGDFIEHLFTSSSHDDLACFTNTGRLFKIKVFQIPEMSRTSKGRPIVNLLKLKPDEKVVAFLPIEAASLKDTTDFLLFATAQGRVKRTALKAYRNVHRAGIIAIKLNAGDRLIGVEQTSGSDDVLLATRTGMSIRFTETDAREMGRDAAGVKGISLSPEDEVVGLIRVEPDADLLTVTINGYGKRTDLEEYLVQSEDGTSHAQNRGGKGRRDIQNTSRNGNVVAVRCVRSSDGLMFVSEGGMIVRIGASTIRQIGRNTQGVRVVNLKPEDRLIAAARLAEDEDAASSENMLEGSGTEST, encoded by the coding sequence ATGGCTAAGACACCAAAACCAGACAACTCGAACGATCAGCAACCATCAAATAACGGTGGTCGTATGATTGACCAGCGTATCGATCGAGAGCTTCACGAAAGCTATCTCACCTACGCAATGAGCACGATCATGGACCGGGCACTTCCAGATGTCCGTGACGGTCTCAAGCCATCACAGCGACGCATTTTGATCGCCATGGCTGATCTCAACTTATCACCTGGGCGCAAACACAGAAAGTGTGCCAAGATTGCTGGTGATACTTCTGGAAACTATCACCCACACGGCGAAGGCGTCATCTATCCAACACTGGTCAACATGGCTCAGGACTGGAAGATGCGTTACCCACTCATCGATAAACAAGGCAACTTTGGATCGATTGATGGTGATCCGCCTGCAGCAATGCGGTATACAGAGGCTCGACTTCGATCAACTGCTGTTGAGTTACTAGACGATTTAAAATTCGATACCGTCGACTTCAAAGCAAACTATGACGAGACCAGAGAAGAGCCAACAGTATTACCTGGCCGCTTCCCCAACCTTCTCGTCAATGGATCAAGTGGAATTGCTGTTGGTATGGCTTGCTCAATGCCACCGCACAATCTCAACGAGATCTGCGATGGCATTGTCGCACTGATTGATAACCCAGATCTAGAACTTGCCGACTTGATCAGTATCATTCCCGGCCCAGACTTCCCAACTGGCGGTGTCATCGTTGGACGTCGAGGCATTCGCGAATCTTACGCAGATGGTCGCGGGCGACTGATACTCCGTGGACGAGTGCACTATGAGCAAAATGGCTCACGAGAGAGCATCATCATCGATGAGATTCCATACCAGGTCGTCCAAGGCAATCTCATTGAGAAGATGGTGGACGCCGCGAAATCTGGGCGAATTCCAGATATCGCAGACATCAAAAACTTCTCCGGTAAGAAACACAGAACACGGATTGTCGTTTACCTCAAGAGAGGTGCTGATCCAGATGTTGTGCTCAAGCAGATCTATCAATACACACCACTGCAAAGCACTATTTCAGTTATCAACATTGCATTGTCAAACCATCGGCCGTGCACTCTTAACCTGAAACAACTTCTTCGTAGCTTCCTCGACCACCGTCGTGTTGTTCTTCGTCGTAAGACGGCGTTCCAGCTTCGGGAAGCCAAAAAGCAGGCGCACCGCCTTGAAGGCTTGATTTATGCCGTCTGTGATATCGATGAAGTCATCGCGTTAATACGGAGCAGTAAGACTCGTGATGAAGCAATTCAAAAGCTCATGGAACGGGCATTCCGAATTCCAACCAAGCACGCTTATGCCAATCTGATTGATGAGCGATTGATTGAACGGTCACAAACAGAAGATGGCGTTCATCTCACACGTGTACAGGCAGAGGCCATTGGTGCTTTCCGTCTCATTCAACTTGTTGGCCTTGAGATTGAGAAGCTGACCGCTGAATACCGATCGCTGCTGGATGAAATTGAGCGACTCGAAGAACTCCTTGCTGACGAACAACTGATTCTTAACATCATCCGACAAGATTGTGAAGAGCTCAAAGCGAAGTTCGGTGACGAACGGAAGACTGGCTTTGAGGAAGCAGAAGCAGAAGAATTTGAGATCGGCGATCTCATTCCAGAGCACACTGTTGTTGTAACAATCTCTCATCAGGGTTATGTCAAACGACTGCCAATGGACACCTACCGCGAACAACATCGTGGTGGCCGAGGTATCAAAGGCTCGGATTCTCGTGATGGTGACTTCATTGAACACTTGTTCACTTCATCGTCGCATGATGATCTGGCCTGCTTCACGAATACCGGGCGACTGTTCAAAATTAAGGTCTTCCAGATTCCTGAAATGTCACGCACCTCCAAGGGGCGACCTATTGTTAATCTCCTGAAACTTAAGCCTGACGAGAAGGTCGTTGCTTTCTTGCCAATTGAGGCGGCTTCTCTAAAGGACACAACAGATTTCCTTCTCTTTGCAACAGCTCAGGGCCGCGTTAAACGGACCGCACTCAAGGCCTATCGCAATGTCCACCGTGCCGGCATTATCGCCATCAAGCTCAATGCTGGTGATCGACTCATTGGTGTCGAACAAACCTCTGGGAGCGATGACGTGTTACTCGCAACACGAACAGGCATGTCCATTCGTTTCACTGAGACCGATGCGCGAGAGATGGGACGAGATGCTGCTGGTGTCAAAGGCATTTCCCTAAGCCCTGAAGATGAAGTTGTGGGACTCATTCGCGTTGAACCAGATGCAGATCTTTTGACCGTAACTATTAATGGATACGGAAAACGCACTGATCTCGAAGAATACCTTGTGCAATCCGAGGATGGCACCTCTCACGCCCAAAATCGTGGCGGCAAAGGTCGTCGCGACATTCAAAATACCTCACGTAATGGAAACGTTGTTGCTGTTCGATGTGTGCGATCAAGCGATGGCCTGATGTTTGTGAGTGAAGGTGGAATGATTGTTCGGATCGGCGCATCAACTATTCGCCAGATCGGGCGTAATACACAGGGTGTACGCGTCGTCAATCTGAAACCAGAAGACCGACTTATCGCTGCAGCCCGCCTCGCTGAGGATGAAGATGCGGCGTCGAGCGAAAACATGCTTGAAGGATCAGGTACAGAATCCACTTAA
- a CDS encoding cytochrome c biogenesis protein CcdA, whose amino-acid sequence MKQSQRPLLMEMKAPLTVLALLTVLMLPGHEVQAQSTPTWPTPNNTWNQPGRTLPQKEVEISATPDRKVVPPGGDLVIAIEFKMAKGWHIWPNKPEVPEALGMSDPDTFATKIKVDQQDNEAVTAHAGYIQWPEMHAVQVDFGTGPVSLNVYEGNAIAYLPITIAETAEDGPVELSLLVTYQACDDRKCLMLEQDVPLPAIEFQIGLPTSRSNPENAPNEMFSQFDPSVWTPIHAGIEAPDSVSFKFFGFNFDIAAGGAAGITILLLLALIGGFLLNFTPCVLPVIPIKIMSLSQTSKTRMRTLQLGIFMCLGVFCFWLAMGIAIASVASFDAIGQLFTYPIFTILVGAFIVLMAFGMCGLFSVRLPNFIYSVNPKLDGGLGSFLFGVMTAVLATPCTAPFMGAAAAWAVKQPGLTTLATFSAIGVGMSLPYLFLSAFPQLVERMPKTGPASELIKQIMGLLLLAAASYFIGAGISDLAENSGDPPMIWYWWLIAGFGIAAGVWLIWRTIRITRSPIRLLAFSLIGLASIGIFVLLGITETRKGPINWVYYTHARYDAVRAEQKVVLLDFTADTCINCKVLERTVLEQESVVDLLNQADIVPIKVDTAQDEGGELLSEIGGVSIPLLVILNGEGDVVFRSDFYLVDEVVDALNKAQNQTMQESSSISELLNTTL is encoded by the coding sequence ATGAAGCAATCTCAACGACCATTATTGATGGAGATGAAGGCACCACTGACTGTGCTGGCTCTCCTTACCGTGCTCATGTTGCCGGGTCACGAAGTACAGGCACAGTCCACGCCCACATGGCCGACACCCAATAACACCTGGAATCAGCCAGGACGGACACTGCCCCAAAAAGAAGTTGAGATATCAGCCACACCCGACCGAAAAGTCGTGCCACCTGGTGGCGACCTCGTTATTGCCATTGAATTCAAAATGGCGAAAGGCTGGCATATCTGGCCAAACAAGCCAGAAGTGCCAGAAGCGTTGGGCATGTCTGACCCGGACACTTTCGCCACCAAGATCAAAGTCGACCAACAAGACAACGAAGCAGTGACCGCACATGCTGGTTATATCCAGTGGCCGGAGATGCACGCAGTCCAAGTCGACTTCGGCACCGGCCCAGTCTCACTCAACGTCTATGAAGGTAATGCGATTGCGTATCTCCCGATTACGATTGCCGAGACCGCCGAAGATGGTCCCGTCGAACTTTCTTTATTGGTCACCTATCAAGCCTGCGATGATCGAAAATGCCTCATGCTGGAACAAGATGTTCCGCTGCCTGCCATTGAATTCCAAATTGGATTACCGACATCTCGATCAAATCCTGAAAATGCACCAAACGAGATGTTTAGTCAATTCGATCCCTCCGTATGGACGCCCATCCATGCTGGAATCGAGGCACCAGATTCGGTCTCGTTTAAGTTCTTTGGTTTTAATTTCGACATTGCTGCCGGTGGAGCCGCTGGAATAACAATCTTGCTCTTACTGGCATTGATTGGGGGCTTCCTGCTTAATTTCACCCCCTGTGTTCTTCCGGTGATACCGATCAAGATCATGTCTCTAAGCCAAACCAGTAAGACGCGAATGCGGACCTTGCAGCTTGGTATTTTTATGTGTTTAGGTGTCTTTTGTTTCTGGCTGGCGATGGGTATCGCAATTGCCTCGGTCGCTAGTTTCGATGCGATAGGCCAGTTGTTCACCTATCCAATTTTTACGATCCTGGTTGGGGCCTTCATTGTGTTGATGGCCTTTGGTATGTGTGGTTTGTTTTCCGTACGTTTGCCAAACTTCATCTATAGCGTCAATCCCAAACTCGATGGTGGGCTTGGATCTTTTCTCTTCGGCGTGATGACTGCCGTTCTCGCAACACCATGTACAGCACCTTTTATGGGCGCAGCCGCAGCGTGGGCTGTCAAACAACCCGGATTGACGACACTCGCTACGTTCTCCGCCATCGGCGTTGGTATGTCACTGCCCTATCTTTTCTTATCTGCATTCCCACAACTGGTCGAGCGCATGCCAAAGACTGGACCAGCCAGTGAACTTATTAAGCAGATTATGGGGCTGCTTCTTCTTGCTGCGGCGAGCTACTTCATAGGCGCCGGCATTAGCGATCTTGCAGAGAACTCCGGCGACCCGCCTATGATTTGGTATTGGTGGCTCATTGCTGGCTTTGGTATTGCCGCTGGTGTGTGGCTGATATGGCGCACCATCCGCATTACCCGCTCGCCAATACGCTTGTTGGCATTTTCTCTCATCGGCTTGGCGAGTATTGGTATCTTCGTACTGTTAGGTATCACTGAAACACGCAAAGGTCCCATCAACTGGGTCTACTACACCCACGCACGATACGACGCTGTTCGTGCCGAACAGAAGGTGGTGTTGCTGGACTTTACTGCAGACACATGCATTAACTGTAAGGTGCTTGAGCGGACTGTCCTTGAACAAGAGAGCGTCGTCGACCTCTTAAACCAGGCTGATATTGTTCCAATTAAGGTAGATACCGCCCAGGATGAGGGCGGCGAATTGCTCAGTGAGATTGGTGGGGTCTCTATTCCACTGCTTGTTATTCTCAATGGCGAGGGCGATGTCGTTTTTCGTAGCGATTTCTATCTTGTAGATGAGGTTGTAGATGCACTCAACAAAGCTCAGAATCAGACAATGCAGGAATCGAGTTCAATAAGCGAGTTACTGAACACCACTCTTTAG
- the fliM gene encoding flagellar motor switch protein FliM, whose translation MVDGLNNADVDALIDAVAAGEVETSVSGPQIFSRMRHGSQELLITPYDFTRPERVGQEQIRALTQLHESFARVLGASLSGLLRAGVQVAVERVSQTTYASFIDTLENPTCTMVVQPRGLEGQICIAMTNESAFPLLERLLGGSAEASTVPKRAMTEIESRLMAVVSKRMLSSLSQAWHVVAPLDFQLDSIESNPEMAQLVPPNEVVVSISFDLTLLGHTGRMYLGLPFIVIEPLIETLSMKRWESRRQAEYSQDGAISSALSHTDVELVGVLASTTLTLSELSNLEVGDVLTTRTPMTTPATLLVQDRAKFAATVGEHNGRRALKILRPLSTGHQAKPNG comes from the coding sequence ATGGTTGATGGACTGAATAATGCTGATGTTGATGCTCTCATTGATGCAGTTGCGGCTGGTGAAGTTGAAACCTCCGTATCTGGGCCCCAGATCTTCTCACGAATGCGTCATGGCAGCCAAGAGCTGCTTATTACACCATATGACTTCACGCGGCCTGAACGCGTTGGTCAAGAGCAGATTCGAGCACTCACTCAGCTTCATGAGAGCTTCGCTCGGGTGCTGGGGGCCAGTCTCTCCGGTCTGCTTCGAGCCGGTGTCCAGGTCGCAGTAGAGCGTGTTTCACAAACGACCTATGCATCTTTTATAGACACGCTTGAAAACCCTACCTGCACAATGGTGGTTCAGCCGCGGGGCCTCGAAGGCCAAATCTGTATTGCAATGACGAACGAGTCAGCGTTTCCGTTATTGGAGCGTCTTCTGGGAGGCTCTGCCGAAGCCTCAACAGTGCCCAAGCGCGCGATGACTGAAATCGAGTCAAGGCTCATGGCGGTTGTATCCAAGCGCATGCTGTCGAGTCTGAGTCAAGCGTGGCATGTGGTTGCACCTCTTGACTTCCAGCTTGACAGTATTGAATCAAATCCTGAAATGGCACAACTGGTGCCACCAAATGAAGTCGTTGTGTCAATTTCCTTTGATCTCACTCTCTTGGGCCACACAGGGCGCATGTACCTTGGATTACCTTTTATTGTGATCGAACCACTGATTGAAACCCTCAGCATGAAGCGTTGGGAATCTCGGCGTCAAGCAGAGTATTCACAGGATGGCGCTATTAGTTCAGCGCTCTCTCATACAGACGTTGAGCTTGTGGGTGTCTTGGCATCGACCACCCTGACGCTGTCAGAACTGAGTAACCTTGAGGTCGGAGATGTCTTGACGACACGGACACCGATGACGACGCCTGCAACACTGCTGGTCCAAGATCGTGCTAAGTTTGCCGCCACCGTGGGAGAGCATAATGGTCGTCGCGCTCTAAAGATCCTCCGGCCGCTATCGACTGGTCATCAAGCAAAACCGAATGGCTGA
- a CDS encoding TIGR00730 family Rossman fold protein has protein sequence MRAITVYCSSSPQLDPVFHEVASSLGKMMAENGLELVFGGGSIGLMGEIAQSARDNGCRTVGIITERLLDREMGDQKCDELIVVSTMRERRRLLMDRADAFIMLPGGIGTYEEFFEALVGRQLAEHRKPIGVVNVDGYFDPLLEMIRHGIEHRFIREATHSLMHIDSDPAVVLETLLTSDPASHDDESLLPVFTPGSGH, from the coding sequence ATGCGCGCAATTACGGTTTACTGCAGCTCTTCTCCTCAACTCGATCCAGTTTTCCATGAGGTCGCTTCTAGCCTCGGTAAGATGATGGCTGAAAATGGCCTCGAACTTGTGTTTGGTGGTGGCTCAATCGGCCTCATGGGTGAGATTGCCCAATCAGCAAGAGACAATGGCTGCCGGACGGTTGGCATCATCACGGAACGACTCCTTGATCGCGAGATGGGTGACCAGAAATGCGATGAGCTCATTGTGGTTTCAACGATGCGGGAACGGCGACGCCTGCTTATGGATCGTGCGGATGCATTCATCATGCTGCCTGGAGGCATTGGCACTTATGAAGAATTTTTTGAAGCTCTGGTAGGCCGACAATTGGCCGAACACAGAAAGCCAATCGGGGTGGTCAATGTCGATGGTTACTTTGATCCGTTGCTCGAGATGATCCGACACGGTATTGAACATCGTTTTATTCGAGAGGCAACCCATTCATTGATGCACATTGATTCAGATCCTGCTGTTGTTCTTGAAACGCTCTTAACAAGTGATCCTGCCAGCCATGATGATGAATCGTTGCTGCCCGTGTTCACCCCGGGTTCGGGCCATTAA
- the lpxI gene encoding UDP-2,3-diacylglucosamine diphosphatase LpxI (LpxI, functionally equivalent to LpxH, replaces it in LPS biosynthesis in a minority of bacteria.) has product MTSQTRSIGLIAGQGVLPILVAQGIRQAGHRVSCVGLRGQYHQELPQYCDDFAVAGIVRLGRWIRLMRRWRLHEAVMVGRVGKERMHDPFRVLRQIPDWRAFCLWYRALRHDRRTPALLTAVAEELYKCGITLMDSTKYIPEHMATSGIIGQHSLSNQQQLDLDLGWPLLEQIVELDIGQCLTIRDSDVIAVEAVEGTDAVIDRTAMLCKSKGWTLMKSTKPSHDMRADVPSIGPQTVERVAAAGGRCIAMGVGRVILLDRPAVIETADRLGVTLVGIPIAANAQ; this is encoded by the coding sequence ATGACTAGCCAGACACGTTCAATTGGACTTATCGCTGGACAAGGTGTTTTACCCATCCTTGTTGCACAGGGTATACGCCAAGCTGGCCATCGCGTGTCTTGTGTCGGATTGCGTGGCCAATACCACCAAGAGTTGCCCCAATACTGCGATGATTTTGCAGTGGCCGGTATTGTGAGACTTGGGCGGTGGATTCGCTTGATGCGGCGGTGGCGACTCCACGAGGCCGTTATGGTTGGTCGAGTTGGTAAAGAGCGTATGCATGACCCCTTTCGGGTGCTTCGACAGATCCCCGACTGGCGAGCATTCTGTCTCTGGTATCGTGCCCTGAGACATGATCGACGGACACCTGCGTTGCTGACTGCGGTCGCTGAAGAACTATATAAATGCGGTATTACGCTAATGGATTCAACGAAGTACATCCCTGAACACATGGCAACATCTGGAATCATTGGCCAACATTCATTGTCCAACCAGCAGCAACTTGATCTGGACCTCGGGTGGCCATTACTTGAACAGATTGTTGAGCTCGATATTGGACAGTGTCTCACAATTCGTGATAGCGACGTCATCGCGGTTGAAGCCGTCGAAGGCACCGATGCGGTTATCGATCGAACAGCAATGCTCTGTAAGAGTAAGGGCTGGACGCTCATGAAGTCTACGAAACCATCACATGACATGCGTGCAGATGTTCCCAGTATTGGTCCACAAACTGTTGAACGAGTGGCCGCTGCCGGAGGCCGATGCATTGCTATGGGTGTTGGTCGCGTTATTCTGTTAGACCGTCCAGCAGTCATTGAAACAGCAGATCGGTTAGGTGTCACACTTGTTGGCATTCCTATAGCAGCGAATGCACAGTGA